The following DNA comes from Camelina sativa cultivar DH55 chromosome 14, Cs, whole genome shotgun sequence.
GATTAGCTACTAATGCGTCAAACTTTGACACATCAATGCCGGTTGCTCAGTCTTCTCAGTTTCAAGGCTCACATGTTATGCCCCTTGAAAATTGTGTAGGAAGAACCTCTGATTTGATGGAGAGATGGAACCTCATCCATGGACGTGGCATTAATCAGACTCAATTGCCATCCGCGCCTCTGTCGCAGCATCATTATGCAATGCAGGTTTGTTATTTATTACCCTACTGTTGTTCTTTGTTTGCTCTCGTAAAAATCTGGTGAAGCTACATTACAATGTAATTTTATCGACTTACACATGCCAACTAGTGCAATCCAACAACTTATAGCAGAAATTATGAGCAATTCAAAAGGATCGGTTATAACATGTTACAGTTTTCATCTGCGTTAGATTTGTTTTGGTCTAGGAGAGTTAGAACATGTACCTGATCTTAATCACCATTTGGGCCTGCAAGGATTCCGATCTCTAGTCTCTCCTATCCATGAATTCCTTGCTTGTTTAATTAACTCTGAagattttttgttcttatctGTATGCAGAATTTGAGCCAGTCCCCTGCACAGCATAGACCAATTCCATCTTACATTGCACATCCTCAAACTTTACCTGTCAACTACGGAGGGAACGCTTACCAAAGATCGATGCCACCGATGCCACATTCCATTACATACATCCAATCATTACTTAACTACGGAGGGAACTCCCACGGAAGACCAATGCCATCTTCCATTACACATAGCCATACTTTACCTGTCAGCTACGGAGGGAACGTCCACCAAAGGTCGATGCCGTCTTCCATTACACATCTCCAAACTTTACCTGTCAACTACGGAGTGACCGCCGACCAAAGAACGATTCCATCTTCCATGTCACATATCCAAACTTTACCTGTCAACTACGGAGGGACCTCCGACCAAAGACCCATGCTAAGACCGATGCCATCTTCCGTTACAAATCTCCAAACTTTACCTGTCAACTACGGAAGGACCAACGACCAAAGACCCATGCTAAGACCCATGCCATCTTCCATTACACATCTCCAAACTTCATCTGTCAATTACGGAGGGACCAACGACCAAAGACATAATCCTGGTGGTGCAACGGGACAGTTATCATCACGAGAGTTCATAAATTTGCCTCCTGCTAGCACTGCAAATTGGCGCCAACCGAGCCGGATGCGAGGCAGCATAGAACCTGGTACGGAATATGACCATATGATCATTCGACCTACGCGGCCAGTTCAAGCACAAGCTCAAACGCTTCCTCCGCCTCGATCAACAGCTCATAATGTAACTAATGAGAGTCAAGCATTTAGCTATCCCGTTGGTACTAACGAAACACAAGCTGGGACAAATTCATAGCCGGTGGCCGAGGGTCTTGGGTTGTCAGGGTCGTTTTGGTCAATGCCTCCTGAGACATGGTGATATCTGATGACTTAGAGATTGTAACACGCGGTTCATAGCGATAGGATGCATCACTAACACAATCTGTCTGTAGTAACAGTAGATAagcccttttttgtttttgtttttttggtactAACCTCTTTAGGCTTCCGGTACATATATGGGGCTAGTTCTTGATGTAGCGTATTCTTTAGATTCACTTCCTGTGACACATTTAGGGTATGGTTTGACTACTTTGACCGATTGACGATCACAATATAGCAGGTCCAGATCAGTTTCTTCTGAACCGGGAAACTTTAGCCCACACAACCATGTTTCTACTTTACTAGTGGCTTTGGTTCTGTGATATGTGTTTGGTTTTCTGTTGAAGAATGAGAAACTTGTTGATAGGTTCGTTACTTGCCAACCCCTAATCTTGATACATGAAATGATATGTTTGTTATCCATTTAGTCTTTAGTCTTGGTTGCGGACATGATCTAGttataataagtttttaatgTTCTACAACTGCAGTGCGATATACTAGGGTGTCAAATCCATAGGAGAATACGAAATAGAATGATTCCTGTTGAGTACTCAATTAAGGTTTTGGCTCTGCGTTTACTAATCTGAACATAAATCAAAGCAATAGACAAGAAACATAGTAGTCTAAGTGATAAGAGTTTTTCACCTTTtccaaagaaagcaaaaaatctCCTTTTGGGTGGTCAGAGTCCCTAGATCTCAACATACATGAGCTCTGGCCATTCCTATCCTATCATGTCCTCACATTTCTCGTTATTCCCTACTACATAATCATGAGCGCAAATAGACAAAATCCTTTTAAAACTAGTTGTCATTGGTTAATGTTGCTTGTTTATCGATCAATCTACTAGTTTACTCTTTAACTCAATATAAAGTGACGTGACAATAAAAAAAGTTCCCATGGATTCACTTGTCTTCCTCGTTTTAAGGTTACGTTTTATAATACTTCCGCACTCGATGTCATGAGTTTGAAAACCTTCAGCGTTGTAGAATTCTTTTATTCACTAGGTTATAGTTAGTTATGCTTCATTGTCTACAATGCCATTTATCATTTTTCTGATATGTGTGGCAGTCGAACACATGTATTTCAAATTTATCAaatcttgatttataattttggtaCCGATTAATAAATTCGATCAGTACCATTAACCATACTACCACCATAGTTGGAATTTACCACCCAAATTTAAAAGCCTAATCTAACTTAAATAAATGGATCGAAGTCGTGCATATTGGTAGGTACGCTGTTCATCATACTAAAAACGTGAactattgaaataaaaataataaactcaTTCTATCTTCTAATattataagtaaataaaaattaattgaagGAATATTCAGAATACGAAAGACGACAAAAGAACatgatatgaaattatgaatgtAACGATCTTCTACTAGTCTGGCTCGCTTCTAGATGAAGACAAGCACTCACAATACTATTAGTTTCTTTTAacacaaatcttttttaaacttttttgaaTCACAGATTTATACAAACGCTGCACTCTGttgtaaacaaatattttttcgaataaattttacattttattcaaaaaaaaaaaaattatgaatgtATAATTTATCATGTAAGTTACTAATAATAATCCAACATGAAACAAACGCTAATGCAAGAATGTTGCCAACCTAGCTACAGTTCTTCATAGTAAAATACGAAACAT
Coding sequences within:
- the LOC104739483 gene encoding E4 SUMO-protein ligase PIAL1-like isoform X3, with amino-acid sequence MPHSLKQKVGLFVVRTEDISKSNCIVHPQKVSFLLNGKGVDKRVNISMVCAFCLFLGYGLEVLTMMQVIVVVISFQESGPQLPTDVTALVNAGANLLQAIGCFGGSYLIAIAFIDVIPLPDKPLLKDYVHPEVIESNSDCDIIEGPSRISLSCPISRTRIKLPVKGHVCKHLQCFDFWNYVNMNLRRPSWRCPHCNQSVCYTDIRVDQKLKKILEEVGSSAADVVITADGSWTVVTENDEDVELVPETTHDHGDPNSFINLGPTVLHLPRDENEMETSSGTQVHEQNLCLSEIQAPSYNAHEPTTDYTMLNHSSASINTLPQLPESLNAFDGQQFLPSSSPQDRLATNASNFDTSMPVAQSSQFQGSHVMPLENCVGRTSDLMERWNLIHGRGINQTQLPSAPLSQHHYAMQNLSQSPAQHRPIPSYIAHPQTLPVNYGGNAYQRSMPPMPHSITYIQSLLNYGGNSHGRPMPSSITHSHTLPVSYGGNVHQRSMPSSITHLQTLPVNYGVTADQRTIPSSMSHIQTLPVNYGGTSDQRPMLRPMPSSVTNLQTLPVNYGRTNDQRPMLRPMPSSITHLQTSSVNYGGTNDQRHNPGGATGQLSSREFINLPPASTANWRQPSRMRGSIEPGTEYDHMIIRPTRPVQAQAQTLPPPRSTAHNVTNESQAFSYPVGTNETQAGTNS